One region of Trachemys scripta elegans isolate TJP31775 chromosome 8, CAS_Tse_1.0, whole genome shotgun sequence genomic DNA includes:
- the PIGC gene encoding phosphatidylinositol N-acetylglucosaminyltransferase subunit C, translated as MVCAQVEASPGKCWQKVLYERQPFPDNYVDHRFLEELRKNIYARKYQYWAVVFESGVVIQQLCSVCVFVVIWWYMDDGLLTPQWLFGSGLASSLIGYVLFDVIDLGVGRKQSGRTRWADLKSTLVFIAFTYGFSPVLKTLTESISTDTIYAMSVLMLLGHLIFFDYGANAAIVSSTLSLNMAIFASVCLASRLPRSLHTFAMVTFAIQMFALWPMLQKKLKARTPRCYVGVTLLFALSALTGLLTISGVAALLFALLLVSISCLCPYCLIRLQLLKDNIHGPWDEAEIKDDLSRFLM; from the coding sequence ATGGTCTGTGCCCAAGTGGAAGCAAGCCCTGGGAAGTGCTGGCAGAAGGTGCTGTATGagaggcagcccttcccagataACTATGTGGACCACcggttcctggaggagctgcggAAGAACATCTACGCCCGCAAGTACCAGTATTGGGCAGTGGTGTTTGAGTCCGGGGTGGTGATCCAACAGCTGTGCAGCGTCTGCGTCTTTGTCGTCATATGGTGGTACATGGACGATGGGCTGCTGACCCCACAGTGGCTGTTTGGGTCTGGCCTGGCATCTTCCCTGATTGGCTACGTCCTGTTTGATGTCAtagacttgggggtggggaggaagcagagcGGTCGGACCCGGTGGGCGGATCTGAAAAGCACCCTGGTGTTCATAGCTTTCACCTATGGCTTCTCCCCAGTGCTGAAGACCCTGACGGAGTCGATCAGCACGGACACCATCTACGCCATGTCGGTCCTCATGCTCCTGGGGCACCTGATCTTCTTTGACTATGGGGCCAATGCCGCCATCGTCTCCAGCACGCTGTCCCTCAACATGGCCATCTTCGCCTCCGTGTGCCTGGCCTCCCggctgccccgctccctgcacaCCTTCGCCATGGTCACCTTCGCCATCCAGATGTTTGCCCTGtggcccatgctgcagaagaagctcAAAGCACGGACACCCCGCTGCTATGTGGGGGTGACCCTGCTCTTCGCCCTGTCTGCGCTGACTGGGCTGCTGACCATCTCGGGCGTCGCCGCCCTTCTCTTTGCCCTTCTGCTGGTCTCCATTTCATGCCTGTGTCCTTACTGCCTCATCCGGCTGCAGCTGCTCAAAGACAACATCCATGGGCCTTGGGATGAAGCTGAAATCAAGGACGACCTCTCCAGGTTCCTCATGTAG